The proteins below come from a single Denticeps clupeoides chromosome 15, fDenClu1.1, whole genome shotgun sequence genomic window:
- the phyh gene encoding phytanoyl-CoA dioxygenase, peroxisomal isoform X2, with amino-acid sequence MILHGGGLVWGFEPGRRQRSLRRHAAAGGRERRAGGFVSRRQRHYFSSPVLPRMSRAADRLKLVLSHLDRSSAAVKASSTSAPAVSDPRPHTLRYTLDTPLLTPEQRISYEDDGYLLIKNLVSEEDIERFKSEFERVCKKQVQIPGMVVMRDVAISKSEFVADQKAVSKLQDFQEDPELFRYCELPQILKYVECFTGPNIMAMHTMLINKPPDAGKKTSRHPMHQDLHYFPFRPADRVVCAWTAMEKICRQNGCLVVLPGSHKGTLLEHDYPEWEFSVAVTDFCQLSTLKAFTDRTRPEHAKNSLKNRPIETKHRSGRSMEGLIRCTTVYATTIPNIPECIWKWRRETQSFSIPF; translated from the exons GTGGAGGTCTGGTGTGGGGCTTTGAACCCGGGCGTCGGCAGCGATCACTCCGCAGACACGCAGCAGCGGGGGGGAGAGAACGGCGAGCCGGCGGCTTCGTTTCGCGACGTCAGCGCCATTACTTCTCTTCGCCGGTTTTACCCAGGATGTCTCGGGCGGCCGATCGGCTGAAGCTGGTGCTGAGCCACCTGGACCGCTCCAGCGCCGCCGTC AAGGCGTCCTCCACCTCAGCACCGGCGGTGTCCGACCCGCGTCCCCACACGCTTCG GTACACTTTAGACACGCCCTTGCTGACCCCAGAGCAAAGGATCTCTTATGAAGACGACGGGTACCTTCTCATAAAAAACCTGGTTTCAGAGGAGGACATCGAGAGGTTCAA GTCTGAGTTTGAACGAGTCTGTAAAAAGCAAGTGCAGATCCCAGGAATGGTGGTCATGAGGGATGTGGCCATATCCAAATCTGAGTTTGTGGCTGACCAGAAAGCTGTGTCCAAGCTGCAGGATTTCCAAGAGGACCCAGAGCTATTCCGATATTGTGAGCTCCCTCAG ATCCTGAAATACGTGGAGTGTTTTACTGGACCCAACATCATGGCAATGCATACCATGCTTATTAACAAACCCCCTGATGCTG GTAAGAAGACGTCTCGCCACCCCATGCACCAGGACCTCCACTACTTCCCTTTCCGTCCAGCTGACCGTGTTGTCTGTGCCTGGACTGCCATGGAGAAGATCTGCCGGCAAAATGGCTGCCTAGTGGTGCTGCCTGGTTCACACAAGGGCACGCTTTTGGAGCATGACTACCCTGAGTGGGAG TTTTCCGTCGCTGTGACTGATTTCTGTCAACTGAGTACACTTAAGGCCTTCACAGACCGAACCCGTCCAGAACACGCTAAGAACAGTCTTAAGAACAggccaatagaaacaaagcatcgAAGTGGGCGCTCAAT GGAGGGGTTAATAAGATGTACCACGGTGTACGCAACTACGATCCCCAACATCCCAGAGTGCATCTGGAAATGGAGAAGGGAGACACAGTCTTTTTCCATCCCCTTCTAA
- the phyh gene encoding phytanoyl-CoA dioxygenase, peroxisomal isoform X1 produces MILHGGGLVWGFEPGRRQRSLRRHAAAGGRERRAGGFVSRRQRHYFSSPVLPRMSRAADRLKLVLSHLDRSSAAVKASSTSAPAVSDPRPHTLRYTLDTPLLTPEQRISYEDDGYLLIKNLVSEEDIERFKSEFERVCKKQVQIPGMVVMRDVAISKSEFVADQKAVSKLQDFQEDPELFRYCELPQILKYVECFTGPNIMAMHTMLINKPPDAGKKTSRHPMHQDLHYFPFRPADRVVCAWTAMEKICRQNGCLVVLPGSHKGTLLEHDYPEWEGGVNKMYHGVRNYDPQHPRVHLEMEKGDTVFFHPLLIHGSGMNKTKGFRKAISCHYASANCYYIDVKGTTQENIEKEVKELAEKKYGIAENTITFEDSWALRGRLVRGERVSM; encoded by the exons GTGGAGGTCTGGTGTGGGGCTTTGAACCCGGGCGTCGGCAGCGATCACTCCGCAGACACGCAGCAGCGGGGGGGAGAGAACGGCGAGCCGGCGGCTTCGTTTCGCGACGTCAGCGCCATTACTTCTCTTCGCCGGTTTTACCCAGGATGTCTCGGGCGGCCGATCGGCTGAAGCTGGTGCTGAGCCACCTGGACCGCTCCAGCGCCGCCGTC AAGGCGTCCTCCACCTCAGCACCGGCGGTGTCCGACCCGCGTCCCCACACGCTTCG GTACACTTTAGACACGCCCTTGCTGACCCCAGAGCAAAGGATCTCTTATGAAGACGACGGGTACCTTCTCATAAAAAACCTGGTTTCAGAGGAGGACATCGAGAGGTTCAA GTCTGAGTTTGAACGAGTCTGTAAAAAGCAAGTGCAGATCCCAGGAATGGTGGTCATGAGGGATGTGGCCATATCCAAATCTGAGTTTGTGGCTGACCAGAAAGCTGTGTCCAAGCTGCAGGATTTCCAAGAGGACCCAGAGCTATTCCGATATTGTGAGCTCCCTCAG ATCCTGAAATACGTGGAGTGTTTTACTGGACCCAACATCATGGCAATGCATACCATGCTTATTAACAAACCCCCTGATGCTG GTAAGAAGACGTCTCGCCACCCCATGCACCAGGACCTCCACTACTTCCCTTTCCGTCCAGCTGACCGTGTTGTCTGTGCCTGGACTGCCATGGAGAAGATCTGCCGGCAAAATGGCTGCCTAGTGGTGCTGCCTGGTTCACACAAGGGCACGCTTTTGGAGCATGACTACCCTGAGTGGGAG GGAGGGGTTAATAAGATGTACCACGGTGTACGCAACTACGATCCCCAACATCCCAGAGTGCATCTGGAAATGGAGAAGGGAGACACAGTCTTTTTCCATCCCCTTCTAATCCATGGCTCTGGCATGAACAAGACAAAAGGATTTCGTAAG GCGATATCCTGCCACTATGCCAGCGCAAACTGCTATTACATTGACGTGAAAGGTACAACTCAGGAGAACATTGAAAAGGAGGTGAAGGAGCTTGCAGAGAAGAAATATGGGATTGCTGAGAACACCATTACTTTTGAG GACTCCTGGGCTCTGAGGGGTCGGCTGGTCCGAGGGGAACGAGtttccatgtaa
- the ucmaa gene encoding upper zone of growth plate and cartilage matrix associated a, translating into MTWTRVLLLSLLTGVLLLEFPREAESAAVQDGNEMETMGSSKRVFMPASAASSFFKRRSRRSVGYAELIAEQRVKLAASERRREYNEEQRDEYENYLEEERDEQYERTREKNEQWREFHYDGMYPRYPHHRPYV; encoded by the exons ATGACGTGGACACGTGTGCTTCTGCTTTCTCTGCTGACTGGGGTTCTGCTCCTTGAAT TCCCCAGAGAGGCTGAAAGTGCCGCAGTGCAAGATGGAAATGAAATGGAGACCATGG GGTCCTCTAAACGTGTCTTCATGCCTGCGTCTGCCGCGTCCAGCTTCTTCAAACGTCGCAGCCGTCGATCGGTGGGATATGCAGAGCTTATAG CTGAGCAGAGAGTGAAGCTGGCTGCGAGTGAGCGAAGAAGGGAGTACAACGAAGAGCAGAGGGACGAGTATGAGAACTATTTGGAAGAAGAGCGTGACG AACAGTATGAGAGGACCAGGGAGAAAAATGAGCAGTGGCGGGAGTTCCACTATGATGGGATGTACCCACGGTACCCTCACCACCGCCCCTACGTTTGA
- the mcm10 gene encoding protein MCM10 homolog isoform X3 — MEEEDNLDVLLSMFQDEREPSREDNNLDDLFDNDSDCEDGDGGYVEPEEGGKDEENADDPTQENNKDVPDSSRGDLEAELRRMQEKMRELQQQLIASQTSSKPSSPKLGPASFQSPPKSSPSIPPSTVLSPPTQKSSKSTLSTSVSSTSKLKTAGVLSQKPSQVVKTDGLSQPARDALRSPPPYAAVPPVTRKDTPRPSVRQDVAVEKFSGLRLRKPRLSSIDIEHKMADRRMIRLSQLPERVTREKLEDSDWVTFAVLVNKITPQSKSNGKTFSIWKLNDLHNLEVYVSLFLFGNVHIDLWKTDTGTVIGILNPNVMKNKEGSNELSLTIDHPQKVLILGEAMDFGTCKASKKSGEPCSQLVNLFECQYCQYHVKAQYKKMSSKRAELQSSFSGTAPKRGRGRGSLRERLCQGDFHYGGVSSLACAASVSGPKPKKNNQSTLTGVFIRDHAAAMPHKLVLKSEEVDGCSDDFKSLLSMPTPGALNIKRHLGQAKAKDPAGPLIQSISASELLKQQKAQHKERILNRQKRAEEIQKRVLQNSGKSTPLVRPTPCPSDPATPTLGRGFCEGDDIVLDLSPPPPSSSISVAKLAALRRLQSKGVSITKEDPNAVKRKRSNGTEISARVEKNRTSPEGGSATEEGEEPVQKRRREQMEYIQSEEFQRILNAKSQFSWLMGEMEVKAMQDYFEPLVQKEKLEEKMKSIREQKCRAVTCKTCKYTHFKPADRCVEEKHDYHWHDAHKRFFKCPCGQRKISLARFPCSPCSNCGLFKWERDGMLKEKNGPKIGGELLLPRGEEQPKFLNSMK, encoded by the exons ATGGAAG AAGAAGACAACCTGGACGTTCTGCTCTCCATGTTTCAGGATGAGCGGGAGCCAAGTAGAGAAGACAACAACTTGGACGACCTGTTCGACAATGACAGCGATTGTGAGGATGGCGATGGGGGATATGTGGAACCAGAAGAAGGCGGGAAGGATGAAGAAAACGCTGATGATCCGACCCAGGAGAACAATAAAGATGTCCCGGACTCTTCAAGAGGAGACTTGGAAG CCGAATTGAGGAGAATGCAGGAGAAGATGCGAGAGCTCCAGCAGCAGTTGATTGCTTCACAAACTAGTTCCAAACCCTCTTCACCCAAGCTCGGCCCGGCATCCTTCCAGTCTCCTCCTAAATCAAGTCCCAGCATACCCCCGTCCACCGTCCTCTCTCCGCCAACTCAGAAGTCGAGCAAATCCACACTGTCTACCTCTGTGTCGTCTACCAGCAAGCTGAAAACTGCAG GGGTTTTATCCCAGAAACCAAGCCAAGTGGTGAAGACCGATGGCCTGTCTCAGCCAGCAAGAGATGCACTCAGGTCTCCGCCGCCTTATGCTGCTGTCCCACCTGTCACGCGCAAAGACACGCCTCGTCCCAGTGTCCGTCAAGACGTTGCTGTGGAGAAATTCTCTGGCCTCAGGCTGCG GAAACCACGCCTGTCCTCAATTGACATTGAGCACAAGATGGCTGACCGCAGGATGATCCGGCTCTCACAGTTGCCTGAGAGAGTGACCAGGGAGAAGCTTGAAGACAGTGACTGGGTGACCTTCGCTGTGTTGGTGAACAAGATCACTCCTCAGAGCAAGAGCAAT GGCAAGACCTTCAGTATTTGGAAACTGAATGACCTGCATAACCTAGAAGTGTATGTGTCCCTTTTTCTGTTTGGAAATGTGCACATTGACCTTTGGAAAACCGACACAGGCACAGTCATTGGCATCCTTAATCCCAATGTCATGAAGAACAAAGAGGGATCGAATGAG CTTTCCCTGACAATAGACCACCCTCAGAAAGTCCTCATACTGGGAGAAGCCATGGACTTTGGTACCTGTAAGGCGAGCAAGAAGAGTGGAGAGCCCTGTTCTCAGCTGGTTAACCTG TTTGAGTGTCAGTATTGTCAGTACCATGTCAAAGCCCAATACAAGAAGATGAGCTCGAAAAGGGCGGAGCTTCAGTCCAGTTTCTCGGGCACCGCCCCCAAGCGTGGAAGGGGCCGTGGGAGTCTGCGAGAGCGGCTCTGTCAGGGTGATTTCCACTACGGGGGTGTGTCGTCGTTGGCCTGCGCAGCCAGTGT ATCTGGACCGAagcctaaaaaaaacaaccagtcCACGCTGACCGGTGTGTTTATCAGAGATCATGCGGCTGCCATGCCTCATAAATTAG tgCTTAAGTCAGAGGAGGTGGATGGATGTTCTGATGATTTTAAAAGCTTACTGTCAATGCCAACACCAGGGGCGCTCAATATCAAGAGACACCTTGGCCAAGCCAAAGCTAAAG ATCCTGCTGGACCGTTAATACAGTCTATATCTGCTTCGGAACTCCTCAAGCAACAGAAAGCACAGCATAAGGAGAGGATTCTGAACCGCCAGAAAAGGGCTGAGGAGATCcagaagag aGTGCTACAGAATTCTGGGAAGTCGACCCCACTTGTCAGACCAACACCTTGCCCCTCAGACccagccacacccaccctgGGAAGAGGATTTTGTGAAGGCGACGACATTGTCCTTGACCTGTCCCCTCCACCTCCTAGCAGCAGCATTTCAGTTGCGAAG CTGGCAGCTCTTCGAAGACTCCAGTCAAAAGGTGTCTCCATTACCAAGGAAGATCCGAATGCAGTGAAGCGCAAACGCTCGAACGGCACTGAAATTTCAGCCCGCGTGGAGAAGAACCGCACGTCACCTGAGG GTGGAAGTGCAAcagaggaaggggaggagccagTCCAGAAAAGGAGGCGGGAACAGATGGAATATATCCAATCAGAGGAATTCCAAAGGATTCTCAATGCTAAATCACAGTTTTCATGGTTGATGGGGGAA ATGGAGGTGAAAGCCATGCAGGACTACTTTGAGCCTCTGGTTCAGAAGGAAAAGCTGGaggagaaaatgaagagcaTCAGAGAGCAGAAATGCAGAGCAGTCACCTGCAAAACT tgtaaatacacacattttaagCCAGCGGACCGCTGTGTGGAAGAGAAACATGACTACCACTGGCACGATGCCCACAAGCGCTTCTTTAAATGTCCGTGTGGTCAGCGGAAGATCAGCCTGGCGCGATTCCCCTGTTCACCCTGCAG TAACTGTGGTCTGTTTAAATGGGAGAGAGACGGAATGCTGAAG GAAAAGAATGGTCCTAAGATAGGAGGAGAGCTCCTTCTGCCCCGGGGAGAGGAACAGCCCAAATTCCTCAACAGCATGAAGTAG
- the mcm10 gene encoding protein MCM10 homolog isoform X1 → MEEEDNLDVLLSMFQDEREPSREDNNLDDLFDNDSDCEDGDGGYVEPEEGGKDEENADDPTQENNKDVPDSSRGDLEAELRRMQEKMRELQQQLIASQTSSKPSSPKLGPASFQSPPKSSPSIPPSTVLSPPTQKSSKSTLSTSVSSTSKLKTAGVLSQKPSQVVKTDGLSQPARDALRSPPPYAAVPPVTRKDTPRPSVRQDVAVEKFSGLRLRKPRLSSIDIEHKMADRRMIRLSQLPERVTREKLEDSDWVTFAVLVNKITPQSKSNGKTFSIWKLNDLHNLEVYVSLFLFGNVHIDLWKTDTGTVIGILNPNVMKNKEGSNELSLTIDHPQKVLILGEAMDFGTCKASKKSGEPCSQLVNLFECQYCQYHVKAQYKKMSSKRAELQSSFSGTAPKRGRGRGSLRERLCQGDFHYGGVSSLACAASVSGPKPKKNNQSTLTGVFIRDHAAAMPHKLVLKSEEVDGCSDDFKSLLSMPTPGALNIKRHLGQAKAKDPAGPLIQSISASELLKQQKAQHKERILNRQKRAEEIQKRVLQNSGKSTPLVRPTPCPSDPATPTLGRGFCEGDDIVLDLSPPPPSSSISVAKLAALRRLQSKGVSITKEDPNAVKRKRSNGTEISARVEKNRTSPEGGSATEEGEEPVQKRRREQMEYIQSEEFQRILNAKSQFSWLMGEMEVKAMQDYFEPLVQKEKLEEKMKSIREQKCRAVTCKTCKYTHFKPADRCVEEKHDYHWHDAHKRFFKCPCGQRKISLARFPCSPCSNCGLFKWERDGMLKASTFVALACGYVIVFVVFYIYFYISFTSGKEWS, encoded by the exons ATGGAAG AAGAAGACAACCTGGACGTTCTGCTCTCCATGTTTCAGGATGAGCGGGAGCCAAGTAGAGAAGACAACAACTTGGACGACCTGTTCGACAATGACAGCGATTGTGAGGATGGCGATGGGGGATATGTGGAACCAGAAGAAGGCGGGAAGGATGAAGAAAACGCTGATGATCCGACCCAGGAGAACAATAAAGATGTCCCGGACTCTTCAAGAGGAGACTTGGAAG CCGAATTGAGGAGAATGCAGGAGAAGATGCGAGAGCTCCAGCAGCAGTTGATTGCTTCACAAACTAGTTCCAAACCCTCTTCACCCAAGCTCGGCCCGGCATCCTTCCAGTCTCCTCCTAAATCAAGTCCCAGCATACCCCCGTCCACCGTCCTCTCTCCGCCAACTCAGAAGTCGAGCAAATCCACACTGTCTACCTCTGTGTCGTCTACCAGCAAGCTGAAAACTGCAG GGGTTTTATCCCAGAAACCAAGCCAAGTGGTGAAGACCGATGGCCTGTCTCAGCCAGCAAGAGATGCACTCAGGTCTCCGCCGCCTTATGCTGCTGTCCCACCTGTCACGCGCAAAGACACGCCTCGTCCCAGTGTCCGTCAAGACGTTGCTGTGGAGAAATTCTCTGGCCTCAGGCTGCG GAAACCACGCCTGTCCTCAATTGACATTGAGCACAAGATGGCTGACCGCAGGATGATCCGGCTCTCACAGTTGCCTGAGAGAGTGACCAGGGAGAAGCTTGAAGACAGTGACTGGGTGACCTTCGCTGTGTTGGTGAACAAGATCACTCCTCAGAGCAAGAGCAAT GGCAAGACCTTCAGTATTTGGAAACTGAATGACCTGCATAACCTAGAAGTGTATGTGTCCCTTTTTCTGTTTGGAAATGTGCACATTGACCTTTGGAAAACCGACACAGGCACAGTCATTGGCATCCTTAATCCCAATGTCATGAAGAACAAAGAGGGATCGAATGAG CTTTCCCTGACAATAGACCACCCTCAGAAAGTCCTCATACTGGGAGAAGCCATGGACTTTGGTACCTGTAAGGCGAGCAAGAAGAGTGGAGAGCCCTGTTCTCAGCTGGTTAACCTG TTTGAGTGTCAGTATTGTCAGTACCATGTCAAAGCCCAATACAAGAAGATGAGCTCGAAAAGGGCGGAGCTTCAGTCCAGTTTCTCGGGCACCGCCCCCAAGCGTGGAAGGGGCCGTGGGAGTCTGCGAGAGCGGCTCTGTCAGGGTGATTTCCACTACGGGGGTGTGTCGTCGTTGGCCTGCGCAGCCAGTGT ATCTGGACCGAagcctaaaaaaaacaaccagtcCACGCTGACCGGTGTGTTTATCAGAGATCATGCGGCTGCCATGCCTCATAAATTAG tgCTTAAGTCAGAGGAGGTGGATGGATGTTCTGATGATTTTAAAAGCTTACTGTCAATGCCAACACCAGGGGCGCTCAATATCAAGAGACACCTTGGCCAAGCCAAAGCTAAAG ATCCTGCTGGACCGTTAATACAGTCTATATCTGCTTCGGAACTCCTCAAGCAACAGAAAGCACAGCATAAGGAGAGGATTCTGAACCGCCAGAAAAGGGCTGAGGAGATCcagaagag aGTGCTACAGAATTCTGGGAAGTCGACCCCACTTGTCAGACCAACACCTTGCCCCTCAGACccagccacacccaccctgGGAAGAGGATTTTGTGAAGGCGACGACATTGTCCTTGACCTGTCCCCTCCACCTCCTAGCAGCAGCATTTCAGTTGCGAAG CTGGCAGCTCTTCGAAGACTCCAGTCAAAAGGTGTCTCCATTACCAAGGAAGATCCGAATGCAGTGAAGCGCAAACGCTCGAACGGCACTGAAATTTCAGCCCGCGTGGAGAAGAACCGCACGTCACCTGAGG GTGGAAGTGCAAcagaggaaggggaggagccagTCCAGAAAAGGAGGCGGGAACAGATGGAATATATCCAATCAGAGGAATTCCAAAGGATTCTCAATGCTAAATCACAGTTTTCATGGTTGATGGGGGAA ATGGAGGTGAAAGCCATGCAGGACTACTTTGAGCCTCTGGTTCAGAAGGAAAAGCTGGaggagaaaatgaagagcaTCAGAGAGCAGAAATGCAGAGCAGTCACCTGCAAAACT tgtaaatacacacattttaagCCAGCGGACCGCTGTGTGGAAGAGAAACATGACTACCACTGGCACGATGCCCACAAGCGCTTCTTTAAATGTCCGTGTGGTCAGCGGAAGATCAGCCTGGCGCGATTCCCCTGTTCACCCTGCAG TAACTGTGGTCTGTTTAAATGGGAGAGAGACGGAATGCTGAAGGCAAGTACTTTTGTCGCACTTGCATGTGGTTACGTTATcgtttttgttgtattttatatatatttttatatatcttttaCCTCAGGAAAAGAATGGTCCTAA
- the mcm10 gene encoding protein MCM10 homolog isoform X2 has translation MEEDNLDVLLSMFQDEREPSREDNNLDDLFDNDSDCEDGDGGYVEPEEGGKDEENADDPTQENNKDVPDSSRGDLEAELRRMQEKMRELQQQLIASQTSSKPSSPKLGPASFQSPPKSSPSIPPSTVLSPPTQKSSKSTLSTSVSSTSKLKTAGVLSQKPSQVVKTDGLSQPARDALRSPPPYAAVPPVTRKDTPRPSVRQDVAVEKFSGLRLRKPRLSSIDIEHKMADRRMIRLSQLPERVTREKLEDSDWVTFAVLVNKITPQSKSNGKTFSIWKLNDLHNLEVYVSLFLFGNVHIDLWKTDTGTVIGILNPNVMKNKEGSNELSLTIDHPQKVLILGEAMDFGTCKASKKSGEPCSQLVNLFECQYCQYHVKAQYKKMSSKRAELQSSFSGTAPKRGRGRGSLRERLCQGDFHYGGVSSLACAASVSGPKPKKNNQSTLTGVFIRDHAAAMPHKLVLKSEEVDGCSDDFKSLLSMPTPGALNIKRHLGQAKAKDPAGPLIQSISASELLKQQKAQHKERILNRQKRAEEIQKRVLQNSGKSTPLVRPTPCPSDPATPTLGRGFCEGDDIVLDLSPPPPSSSISVAKLAALRRLQSKGVSITKEDPNAVKRKRSNGTEISARVEKNRTSPEGGSATEEGEEPVQKRRREQMEYIQSEEFQRILNAKSQFSWLMGEMEVKAMQDYFEPLVQKEKLEEKMKSIREQKCRAVTCKTCKYTHFKPADRCVEEKHDYHWHDAHKRFFKCPCGQRKISLARFPCSPCSNCGLFKWERDGMLKASTFVALACGYVIVFVVFYIYFYISFTSGKEWS, from the exons ATGGAAG AAGACAACCTGGACGTTCTGCTCTCCATGTTTCAGGATGAGCGGGAGCCAAGTAGAGAAGACAACAACTTGGACGACCTGTTCGACAATGACAGCGATTGTGAGGATGGCGATGGGGGATATGTGGAACCAGAAGAAGGCGGGAAGGATGAAGAAAACGCTGATGATCCGACCCAGGAGAACAATAAAGATGTCCCGGACTCTTCAAGAGGAGACTTGGAAG CCGAATTGAGGAGAATGCAGGAGAAGATGCGAGAGCTCCAGCAGCAGTTGATTGCTTCACAAACTAGTTCCAAACCCTCTTCACCCAAGCTCGGCCCGGCATCCTTCCAGTCTCCTCCTAAATCAAGTCCCAGCATACCCCCGTCCACCGTCCTCTCTCCGCCAACTCAGAAGTCGAGCAAATCCACACTGTCTACCTCTGTGTCGTCTACCAGCAAGCTGAAAACTGCAG GGGTTTTATCCCAGAAACCAAGCCAAGTGGTGAAGACCGATGGCCTGTCTCAGCCAGCAAGAGATGCACTCAGGTCTCCGCCGCCTTATGCTGCTGTCCCACCTGTCACGCGCAAAGACACGCCTCGTCCCAGTGTCCGTCAAGACGTTGCTGTGGAGAAATTCTCTGGCCTCAGGCTGCG GAAACCACGCCTGTCCTCAATTGACATTGAGCACAAGATGGCTGACCGCAGGATGATCCGGCTCTCACAGTTGCCTGAGAGAGTGACCAGGGAGAAGCTTGAAGACAGTGACTGGGTGACCTTCGCTGTGTTGGTGAACAAGATCACTCCTCAGAGCAAGAGCAAT GGCAAGACCTTCAGTATTTGGAAACTGAATGACCTGCATAACCTAGAAGTGTATGTGTCCCTTTTTCTGTTTGGAAATGTGCACATTGACCTTTGGAAAACCGACACAGGCACAGTCATTGGCATCCTTAATCCCAATGTCATGAAGAACAAAGAGGGATCGAATGAG CTTTCCCTGACAATAGACCACCCTCAGAAAGTCCTCATACTGGGAGAAGCCATGGACTTTGGTACCTGTAAGGCGAGCAAGAAGAGTGGAGAGCCCTGTTCTCAGCTGGTTAACCTG TTTGAGTGTCAGTATTGTCAGTACCATGTCAAAGCCCAATACAAGAAGATGAGCTCGAAAAGGGCGGAGCTTCAGTCCAGTTTCTCGGGCACCGCCCCCAAGCGTGGAAGGGGCCGTGGGAGTCTGCGAGAGCGGCTCTGTCAGGGTGATTTCCACTACGGGGGTGTGTCGTCGTTGGCCTGCGCAGCCAGTGT ATCTGGACCGAagcctaaaaaaaacaaccagtcCACGCTGACCGGTGTGTTTATCAGAGATCATGCGGCTGCCATGCCTCATAAATTAG tgCTTAAGTCAGAGGAGGTGGATGGATGTTCTGATGATTTTAAAAGCTTACTGTCAATGCCAACACCAGGGGCGCTCAATATCAAGAGACACCTTGGCCAAGCCAAAGCTAAAG ATCCTGCTGGACCGTTAATACAGTCTATATCTGCTTCGGAACTCCTCAAGCAACAGAAAGCACAGCATAAGGAGAGGATTCTGAACCGCCAGAAAAGGGCTGAGGAGATCcagaagag aGTGCTACAGAATTCTGGGAAGTCGACCCCACTTGTCAGACCAACACCTTGCCCCTCAGACccagccacacccaccctgGGAAGAGGATTTTGTGAAGGCGACGACATTGTCCTTGACCTGTCCCCTCCACCTCCTAGCAGCAGCATTTCAGTTGCGAAG CTGGCAGCTCTTCGAAGACTCCAGTCAAAAGGTGTCTCCATTACCAAGGAAGATCCGAATGCAGTGAAGCGCAAACGCTCGAACGGCACTGAAATTTCAGCCCGCGTGGAGAAGAACCGCACGTCACCTGAGG GTGGAAGTGCAAcagaggaaggggaggagccagTCCAGAAAAGGAGGCGGGAACAGATGGAATATATCCAATCAGAGGAATTCCAAAGGATTCTCAATGCTAAATCACAGTTTTCATGGTTGATGGGGGAA ATGGAGGTGAAAGCCATGCAGGACTACTTTGAGCCTCTGGTTCAGAAGGAAAAGCTGGaggagaaaatgaagagcaTCAGAGAGCAGAAATGCAGAGCAGTCACCTGCAAAACT tgtaaatacacacattttaagCCAGCGGACCGCTGTGTGGAAGAGAAACATGACTACCACTGGCACGATGCCCACAAGCGCTTCTTTAAATGTCCGTGTGGTCAGCGGAAGATCAGCCTGGCGCGATTCCCCTGTTCACCCTGCAG TAACTGTGGTCTGTTTAAATGGGAGAGAGACGGAATGCTGAAGGCAAGTACTTTTGTCGCACTTGCATGTGGTTACGTTATcgtttttgttgtattttatatatatttttatatatcttttaCCTCAGGAAAAGAATGGTCCTAA
- the LOC114765104 gene encoding uncharacterized protein LOC114765104 encodes MGLSLLSMVCLISFSSNYVTGLDNRRSTVEEFAVPDDVYKFLWSNNSYISHETLKLDFLKRMESGNLPAERYINFTIQDINYLVNVTALLRDLRDKVKEPADLSQFLKGKYESYKNFAISFLNQYNLKGVSDIKPTPAMGKYLSDYAAIMKTKEPIYFVVSMLPCSRLWVWLANNLNMNENNAYIQWKIDNMHGHPEKFKPLLNKYLDTQEKVTEANTVFRQQMQNEHDFFATS; translated from the exons ATGGGCCTCAGTCTGCTGTCTATGGTTTGTCTGATTTCTTTCAG TTCCAATTATGTAACGGGTCTGGACAACAGAAGGTCTACAGTTGAAG AGTTTGCAGTTCCTGATGATGTGTACAAGTTCCTCTGGAGCAACAACTCATATATTTCCCATGAAACTCTGAAGTTAGACTTCTTGAAACGCATGGAGTCAGGGAATCTGCCAGCAGAACGTTACATTAATTTCACAATTCAGGACATCAACTACCTGGTGAATGTCACAGCACTCCTCAGAGATCTAAGAGATAAAGTGAAGGAACCAGCTGACTTGAGTCAGTTCCTGAAAGGCAAATATGAAAGCTATAAAAACTTTGCAATTTCTTTCTTGAACCAGTATAATCTGAAG GGTGTATCTGATATTAAGCCAACTCCTGCCATGGGGAAGTACCTGTCTGACTATGCAGCCATCATGAAGACCAAAGAGCCCATCTACTTTGTTGTTTCCATGTTACCCTGCTCCCGTCTGTGGGTGTGGCTGGCCAATAACCTCAACATGAACGAGAACAATGCCTACATTCAGTGGAAGATAGATAATATGCACGGACACCCAGAGAAATTCAAACCCCTGTTGAACAAGTACCTGGACACTCAAGAGAAGGTCACTGAAGCCAACACTGTTTTCCGTCAGCAAATGCAGAATGAACATGACTTCTTTGCCACTTCATGA